A region of the Bryobacteraceae bacterium genome:
TCGAGCGATGCTGCCTGACGGACTTCTCCCGCCCGTTGACGCACACCATCGGCTATGTCCTTCGCGGCCTCCGGGAAGGCTATGAGTTGCTGCACGAGGACTGGATCCGCCAGGCGGCTCTTCGCGGGGCGGAGGCGCTGCTCGGCTGCCTCCGCGAAGACGGATTTCTGCCGGGAAGGCTGGACCGCAACTGGCGCCCCTGTGTCAATTGGGCCTGTCTGACCGGAGCCGTGCAGATCGCCGCGGTCTGGTTGCTGCTTGCGCCTGACGCACCGCGGGCCGCTGATTTCAGGGAAGCCGCGCGGCGCGCCAATGCATTCGTCCGTCGCACCGTGCGCATCGAAGGTCCGCCAGAGATTGCCGGCGGCGTCAAGGGAAGCTGGCCCGTGGACGGCGACTACGGCCGGTTTCAACTGCTGAACTGGGCGGCCAAGTTCGCCGTTGACGCCTGGCAGATGGAACTCGATCTTGGCGATTCCACCGCGGAAAGCCACGCCTGAACCCATCGTCCGCCACTGCGAAATTCATTCGACATCCGGACGCCGTTCTGCCGGCGGAACGGCGTCCGCTGCCGCCGGCTCCGGCATCCAGTCGCCGCGCGCCAACCCTGCGGCGATTTCCCGAAGGGCACGGCACACAACCTGGACCTGGGAGTCCGTGAGCTCGGGCTGGCTGGGTACGGCCAGGCATCGGTCCGCTACGGACTCCGCGACGGGGCAGGCGCCCGGCTGCGGGTCTCCAAATCCGGGATCCAGATGCAGAGGCGCATAGGGCAGGTGCGTCTGGATCCCAAGCGATCTGAGCTTCTCGCGCACGGCATAGCGCGGCAGCCGTGGATTGTTCACGTTCACGGGAAATTCCACGAACAGCCTTGTCAGATAAGCGCCGGGCCGGTATTGAGGAAGCCTGAGACCGGCCATGCCGTCCAGAGAGGATGCATACATCGCCTGGATCTCCAACCGGCGCCTGAACAGCCGCGGCCAACGCTGCATCTGAATCCTGGCAATGGCGGCGTCCACTGCGGTGATCGGGCGGCCCGAGGCGGCCTGCGGCGCAACAGCGCGCCACCATCGCATGGGCGCGAACAGCAGCAGATGGCCGACCCAGGGCCATGCGTAGGAAAGCGCGAACCAGAGTCTGGCCAAAGCCTGCCGCCGCTCCTGCGCCGCCGGCCAGGGTGCCGGCGGAGGCACGCTCAGAACCGTCCGCACCATCAGGGCGCCGCCCCCGCCAGCCACGGCGGTCTTGCCGGTGTTGAAGCTGAAAATCGCAACATCCGCATGGCGGCCGCAAGGCGAACCATCCGGGTGCCGGAGCAGAAACGCCGCGGCGCAGTCCTCGATCAGAATGATCCCGGCAGACCGGCAGAAGTCAAAGAATCCGCGCAAGTCGGAGAGCCGCCCGTACAGGTGGGGCACGACGGCACAGGCCGTGTCCGGCCCGGCAATCTCCCGCGCATGGTCCAGGTCAGGCGTCAGATCCGGCCGGATGTCAAAGAACCGCGGTCTCAGGCCGGCAGCGGCGGCGCGCTCGGCCACTGAACGGCACAGCAGCGACGGCATCAGCGCCGCGGTCCTGCCGGGGCTTGCGCTGGCAACCGCCTGGAAAATCGCTTCCAGCGCGGCGCGCCCACTGGCCCACAGCGACACACCGCCGCCGTAAAGCTCCGCGATTTCGCCCGCCAGCCGCTGCTTCTCGCGGCCGCACGGAGCCAGCGCACAGCGCAGCGCCGCTGCCGGCTCACGCCAGCCCCACGAAGCGTAGGTCATCGGGACGCGGTAGTACAGCAGCGCCATCACGCTCAGACCGTTCCCGCGCGTTGCCTGGACAACAGCCGGCTGCACCAGCCGCGGAAGATTTCTGCAATGCGCTCTCTTTCTTCGCTGTCGGCGAACCCCAGCAGATGGAGAACGAGGAAGAACGACACGAACTGAGCCGTTCCAAGAAGCAGTTGCCCTGCCAGCCCCTGCGGCCGAACCAACCACCAGGAGATCGCCGCCGGGGCAGCCGCCACCAGCAGCATGCCCATGCGCCGGTATTCGAAGGGAAACCATCGCACCTGCTGCGCCTGCCACAGGCTCACAAAGAGAGTGAACACGAAAGACGCCAGCGTGGCCAGCACGGCTCCCCAAACTCGGTATCTCGGGATCAGCAGCGCATAACCGGCGAGGCAGACGCCCGCGCCCGACCAGACAACGGCCGCATCCCGCTGGGGAACGCCCGCCAGAAGCAGCGCGCTGCGGAAATGCGATCCGATGGTGCGCACCACATAGGCGAACGCGATCCCGGGCACGAGCCATGCGGCAGAACGGAATTCGCGGCCTGCAAGCACACTCAGCAACGGCACCGAGAAGGCCAGCAGAAAAACGGTGAACGCCATCAGAACCAGCGCGAGGTATGTGCACACACGAACGTAGATTCTCTCTCCGTCAGGCCGTTTGATGATCTGAAACATCTGCGCGCGCCAGTAAGTGTCGAAAGGCGTCTGGAGATTGGTCACCAGCATGCCCAGCTTGTAAGCCAGCGCGTAGATGCCGATGTCGGCCAGCGTCGCGTACTGCCGCAGAAAGAAGCGGTCGCCGTAGTGGATGATCAGCATGCCAAGGCCGCCGACGCCGAGCGGAGCGCCATAGACAAGCAGCCGGCGCAGCTCGCCGGGCCGGAATGCCGTCCAGCGGTAGCCCTGAGTGACGATATAAAAAAGCGAAGCCGCCGACAGGACTACCGCCCCAATGAGGTTGCCCCACAGCATCGCTTCATACTTCCACCGCAACGCGGCAAGAAAAAACACGTTCAGCGATGCGGTCACCAGCAGGCGGCCCGCCGACATGTAGAGATAGTGAAGGGAACGGTCCCTGGCCCGCGCCAGCGCAAGGCCGACCTCGGCCGGCAGGGACGTGGAGAAGGCGCAGAACATGAGCACGAAGGCGCCCGCATAGACCCTCGTCCCGAACACGAGCCGGCTCAACAGGCCGGACAGCATCCATCCGCAGCCGAGAGAAACCAGGCCGAGCAGTACCGCCCCCCAGTAGGCGGAGGACAGCAGCACGGAGCGGTCTTCATCGCTGCTGCACGCCGCCCAGCG
Encoded here:
- a CDS encoding erythromycin biosynthesis sensory transduction protein EryC1, giving the protein MALLYYRVPMTYASWGWREPAAALRCALAPCGREKQRLAGEIAELYGGGVSLWASGRAALEAIFQAVASASPGRTAALMPSLLCRSVAERAAAAGLRPRFFDIRPDLTPDLDHAREIAGPDTACAVVPHLYGRLSDLRGFFDFCRSAGIILIEDCAAAFLLRHPDGSPCGRHADVAIFSFNTGKTAVAGGGGALMVRTVLSVPPPAPWPAAQERRQALARLWFALSYAWPWVGHLLLFAPMRWWRAVAPQAASGRPITAVDAAIARIQMQRWPRLFRRRLEIQAMYASSLDGMAGLRLPQYRPGAYLTRLFVEFPVNVNNPRLPRYAVREKLRSLGIQTHLPYAPLHLDPGFGDPQPGACPVAESVADRCLAVPSQPELTDSQVQVVCRALREIAAGLARGDWMPEPAAADAVPPAERRPDVE
- the cps4J gene encoding hypothetical protein produces the protein MLASTGLYGISLLLTRTASFLLFPVYTRFLSPADYGVLELLDLTLYAFGTLLGMRIGDALLYRWAACSSDEDRSVLLSSAYWGAVLLGLVSLGCGWMLSGLLSRLVFGTRVYAGAFVLMFCAFSTSLPAEVGLALARARDRSLHYLYMSAGRLLVTASLNVFFLAALRWKYEAMLWGNLIGAVVLSAASLFYIVTQGYRWTAFRPGELRRLLVYGAPLGVGGLGMLIIHYGDRFFLRQYATLADIGIYALAYKLGMLVTNLQTPFDTYWRAQMFQIIKRPDGERIYVRVCTYLALVLMAFTVFLLAFSVPLLSVLAGREFRSAAWLVPGIAFAYVVRTIGSHFRSALLLAGVPQRDAAVVWSGAGVCLAGYALLIPRYRVWGAVLATLASFVFTLFVSLWQAQQVRWFPFEYRRMGMLLVAAAPAAISWWLVRPQGLAGQLLLGTAQFVSFFLVLHLLGFADSEERERIAEIFRGWCSRLLSRQRAGTV